The proteins below come from a single Cryptococcus neoformans var. neoformans JEC21 chromosome 14 sequence genomic window:
- a CDS encoding extragenic suppressor of bimD6 mutation, putative gives MSRRPDLGYIDQASEDPVNTVSTPIGGLEPNADKGVEAEAPEEDSGSSIEEESEGEPFEDVDGGDFDFGALDVGGSGEEDEEEDDGDWDVDDEDWELANGDFTKQYNRVRQQHAATSGSAPLPARNLSQQTKSKLSKSNPTAGSGVVTNPKAAQDKHDKDKSDRATQEQVLDSRTRLVLAGLVNRGVIGMIERCISTGKEANVYYSSPGRAVKIYRTSILVFRARQNYIVGEQRFRGEYTSSRNPRKMIRVWAEKELRNLRRLVQGGVRAPVVHECKENVLVMDFLGKGEVASPRLKDAEIPEDRLPDLYAEMVIATRRMYQHCHLVHADLSEYNILLHDNHLYIIDVSQSVEHDHPRAFDFLRSDISNIEEFFSRRGVATLGIRKSWEFIVTENIGLSPTGSASSSLEMEKGDDGERRLVGVLEEWLKEPSDKTDDAVFMESYIPRTLAEVYDPERDVDVLKSGGGDELIYAGVTGLKLAHESANAKVKEKEKEKQSASAGAGAGADDANKREEVDADENVEKGERVKGKCKDEGKNDKTSKSVRFEDEVDEHDEEDDAQEAEEQGEEEGMDKKSRGFRHEDRESKKERKKAVKEEQREKRKTKMPKAEKQKLIKKSASRH, from the exons ATGTCTAGACGGCCAGATCTCGGCTATATCGACCAAGCTTCAGAAGACCCGGTCAATACTGTTTCAACACCAATCGGAGGCCTTGAGCCAAACGCCGACAAAGGAGTGGAGGCTGAAGCACCTGAAGAAGATTCTGGATCGAGtatcgaagaagagtctGAAGGGGAACCGTTTGAGGACGTGGATGGCGGCGATTTCGATTTCGGCGCGTTGGATGTTGGTGGGTCgggtgaagaggacgaggaggaggatgatggagattGGGATGTGGACGATGAGGATTGGGAGCTGGCCAATGGAG ATTTTACCAAGCAATACAATCGAGTTCGACAGCAACACGCTGCTACATCCGGCTCTGCCCCGTTACCTGCGCGAAACCTCTCCCAGCAAACAAAATCAAAATTGTCCAAATCCAACCCGACGGCCGGGTCTGGCGTGGTGACAAATCCGAAAGCAGCGCAGGATAAACATGATAAAGATAAAAGCGATAGGGCTACTCAGGAGCAAGTGCTTGATAGCCGTACTCGACTGGTTTTGGCGGGACTAGTCAATCGGGGGGTTATCGGTATGATTGAAAGGTGTATCAGTACAGGTAAAGAG GCAAACGTCTACTATTCATCCCCAGGCCGTGCCGTCAAAATCTACCGAAcctccatcctcgtcttccgtGCTCGACAAAACTACATTGTCGGCGAACAACGTTTCCGGGGGGAATACACTTCCTCTCGAAATCCGCGAAAGATGATTCGTGTCTGGGCCGAAAAGGAGTTGCGAAACCTGAGACGGTTGGTTCAAGGAGGTGTGCGTGCACCGGTGGTACATGAATGTAAGGAGAATGTGCTCGTCATGGATTTCTTGGGCAAGGGCGAGGT AGCGTCGCCTCGTTTGAAAGACGCAGAGATTCCCGAGGACAGGTTACCCGATCTGTACGCAGAAATGGTTATCGCGACCCGAAGAATGTACCAGCACTGCCACCTCGTCCACGCCGATTTGAGTGAATACAACATTCT GCTACACGACAACCACCTATACATCATCGACGTCTCCCAATCTGTCGAACACGACCACCCCCGCGCATTCGATTTCCTCCGTTCCGACATCTCCAACATTGAAGAATTCTTCTCCCGCCGTGGGGTCGCCACGCTCGGAATCCGGAAATCATGGGAATTCATCGTCACCGAGAACATTGGTCTTTCCCCCACTGGCTCCGCCTCGTCATCattggagatggagaagggcgACGACGGCGAAAGGCGCTTGGTGGGTGTTTTGGAAGAATGGTTAAAGGAACCGTCAGACAAGACGGACGATGCGGTCTTTATGGAGTCGTATATCCCGAGAACGTTGGCGGAGGTGTATGATCCCGAGAGGGATGTGGATGTGCTCAAGAGTGGGGGAGGGGACGAGTTGATTTATGCGGGTGTGACGGGTTTAAAGTTGGCTCATGAGAGTGCGAATGCCaaggtgaaggaaaaggaaaaggagaaacaGAGTGCGAGTGCGGGTGCGGGTGCGGGTGCGGATGATGCGAACAAGCGTGAAGAGGTGGATGCGGATGAGAATGTAGAAAAGGGTGAAAGAGTAAAAGGTAAATGTAAGGATGAGGGCAAAAACGACAAGACATCGAAAAGCGTACGGTTCGAGGATGAAGTAGACGAAcatgacgaggaagatgatgcccaagaagcagaggagcaaggtgaggaagaaggaatggataAAAAATCTAGAGGGTTCCGACATGAAGATCGTGAATCTAAAAAG GAGCGGAAAAAGGCAGTCAAGGAAGAACAGAGGGAGAAACGAAAGACCAAGATGCCAAAAGCTGAAAAGCAAAAGTTGATAAAAAAGTCTGCTTCTCGGCACTAG
- a CDS encoding response to unfolded-protein, putative, protein MSPPSVTLTVPPHSPARSRSVSQPIPEDAALDTLSPPRLKSSRSATLRSLSSNSVARGPVPFSQNHAHSNSPSPQFRANKGRARSSSLVTVTEVGGDDPDNVVDRLGAGNNENAAWVNAPGAWLIHPVLIFCGKLLIDAIPGMTQDVSWTIVNLSYITFSFIMFHHVTGLPFESTMTTSGAYDDLTLWEQIDSGAQYTPAKKWLTSVPIGLFLISTHYTRYDYVLFALNFAALIFVLFPKLPVLHRLRFHFAVNSDVPQTPVQSRPPSPTRRTAGGR, encoded by the exons ATGTCCCCCCCCTCGGTCACGCTCACCGTCCCGCCGCACTCCCCCGCCAGGTCACGCTCGGTCTCGCAGCCGATCCCCGAAGACGCCGCCCTCGACACCCTCTCCCCCCCCCGCCTCAAATCTTCCCGCTCGGCAACCCTCcgctccctctcctccaatTCGGTCGCCCGCGGCCCCGTCCCCTTCTCACAAAATCATGCCCACTCAAATTCCCCCTCCCCGCAGTTTCGCGCAAATAAAGGCCGCGCACGTAGCTCGAGCCTGGTGACAGTGACCGAAGTCGGTGGCGATGATCCGGATAACGTGGTCGACAGGCTCGGCGCCGGCAACAATGAGAATGCGGCCTGGGTGAATGCTCCTG GTGCTTGGTTGATACATCCTGTGCTCATCTTTTGTGGCAAGCTGTTGATCGATGCCATACCGGGCATGACACAAGATGTCAGCTGGACGATTGTCAATCTCAGCTATATCACC TTCTCCTTTATCATGTTCCATCACGTTACCGGACTTCCCTTTGAATCGACCATGACCACTTCTGGAGCTTACGACGATCTTACACTGTGGGAACAAATCGATTCAGGCGCCCAATATACACCGGCCAAAAAGTGGCTGACGAGTGTGCCTATAGGATT ATTCCTTATATCAACGCATTATACTCGCTACGACTATGTCCTCTTTGCTCTAAACTTTGCCGCTTTGATCTTTGTCCTCTTTCCCAAATTGCCTGTC CTCCATCGATTGAGATTCCATTTTGCGGTTAACAGCGACGTCCCCCAGACACCCGTACAATCTCgccctccctctcccactCGCAGAACAGCTGGAGGTCGTTGA